The Oenanthe melanoleuca isolate GR-GAL-2019-014 chromosome 24, OMel1.0, whole genome shotgun sequence genome segment TTTGGGGTTAGAGGCTCACAGATAACTGCACCAAAACTCATTAAATGGGGTGAATTTGGGTTACAAGCTCACAGATAACTGCACCAAAACTAACCCATTAAATGGGGTGACTGTGGGTTAGAGGCTCACAGATAACTGCACCAAAACTGACCCAATAAATGGGGTGACTGTGGGTTACAGGCTCACAGATAACTGCACCAAAACTAACCCAATAAATGGGGTGACTGTGGGTTACAGGCTCACAGATAACTGCACCAAAACTAACCCATTAAATGGGATGACTGTGGGTTACAGGCTCACAGATAACTGCACCAAAACTAACCCAATAAATGGGGTGACTGTGGGTTACAGGCTCACAGATAACTGCACCAAAACTCATTAAATGAGGTGACTGTGGGTTACAGGCTCACAGATAACTGCACCAAAACTAACCCATTAAATGGGGTGACTGTGGGTTACAGGCTCACAGATATCTGCACCAGAACTAACCCAATAAatggggtgattttgggttaCAGGCTCACAGATAACTGCACCAAAACTGACCCAATAAATGGGGTGACTGTGGGTTACAGGCTCACAGATAACTCTGCACGGATGCTCAGTGCAAGCCTCAGTGCAAGGAGCTCTCAGTCACTTCCTGGGGGCTCCAAGAACAGCAGCCAGGGTAGAAGCACTCTGCTCAGTGCCTCCTGCCATTTCCGGCAGGAAATTGCTGCCCTTTCCTGCCCAGAAGGCAGATCCATCACTCGGTGGCTTTTCCAGGTGGGATCCACACGGTACAAAAGCCAccatccctgagctgccctggggacattCAGTGACCAcggtggctgcagagcagagcccctgtgcagggctgagctgccctgtgAGTCATGCTCTGAATAAAACCCATTTTCCAGTGGTCTCCCATGGAAATTACATTTCTGCCCTGGTTTGGAAAAGCAACACCTCTGGTTGCTCAGCCTCGCTGCTCTCACCCCAAAGGTGTGATGTGCCAGACCCCACGCTGCTCTGGTGACAGGAAACCAGCACGGGGACAGAAATACCCGAGGGGGCTGTGGAAAACCACAGACATCCCCCAGCTGCCTCTAAACAACTCTcacctcctgccacagctcctctcagggacagcacagccacatccccatgggagctgctggagggacaAAGCTGATCCTAGAGGTGCAAAAATCAGCTCCagcaaaatgccaaaaaaaaaccaccccttAATTtatgagaaatttaaaaattttaagaacATTAAAATCTTCCCCAAAGCCCAGAAAGATTCATTTCCCCAAACTGCAGTGGGAACTGGCAGCCAACAGCTACctgaaaaatcaaatcaaaacaaaacaggaatgaaaacaaaactctcctgctgcctttttgcTTAACTCCAACCCAGGCACCAATATTAATATTCTGCAGGGCATGGTTTTTGTCTGGAGAAGGCAATTCATTCCAGGTCatcaaatattttcacaaagtGTTTTATCTGCCTTAGAatgtctgcagagaaaaaacacattttactgCCTGCCTGTGAAATGagctgggagaagagagagTGAAATTTCATTTTAGTAACCTGTGTctttgtgtttgttgtttttctttcaaaagaagtTTCATTTCTGAATAAAACAGCCTCATTTTTGGAGATGTTGGGAAATCAGTCATACACTGAGCAAATCAGGTTCAACAGCTCCAGAATGGGACAtaaaatcagagaatggtttgagctggaagagaccttaaataATTTAGTTATGATAATGGAATAAGTGAAAATTGAATATTTGTGTTGAAATACAGGGAAAGAGTGCATGAAATGGGTCTGCTTCAGTTCTTTATTGGCTAATAACGAAATACTTTCTTGGATAATATCTAAAACTGGTTTAATAATTAAATCTGGTTGTGCTGGCAGGTGAAGATCCCAAACTTTTGTCACACAGTGCCTATGATAACCTGTCCAACgacaataatttatttaaatctttatatattaaatatataaatatatttatatatttatttatacaacCATATACAACCAATGtagaaatactaaaaaaaaaaagaaaaaaaaaagaaaattaacacaTTACTTTGTACAAAACATCACTGCTTTGCTCTGTGTCACAATTcccatttggttttttttcccctggtgcGTGGCTGGGGGGtttccaggggctgctggtgactctgtgactctgaaggaaggagaaaacctAAATCTTCACTGCAGCTTCAGCaccctcagcagcaccagctctaCCCTGCAGTGGTTAAACCCCGATGGTTTCACCATTTTCCTCAACGCTCAGCAGGGTAAGTGTGAAACCCCAGCGAGGTGACACttccccccagggctggggacactgagctggccctgctgccaccctgggGGACTGGAAATGTGTCTGGCTTGGTACAGAAAATCCTTTGGAGGCTCCTGCGGGCACCAGAGACTGATGGGTTTTGGGGAtacctaaaaacagaggccagacaaaattaagagaataaaaagcagttctaTTTATTGAATGATTCAGGTACATTTAGGGCAGACAAAgccccccaggggctgcacccaaaatGGACAATGGGTCACAGGTTTCACACTTTgataagtttggtccatttgcacattgggggttaatcttccaattacagcttcaggtaatgaagtcatttaccccaagtttgctcccccaagtcacttttgtttccatctctcaggcctgaggcagtgaggtgcCCTTGACCCATGTGGGAGTGGGGCTGATCCATTCAggctcccaaaatccccagcagGCTGCGGTAGGAATTCCTCTTCCCTTCAGCAGTCAAATAACATGATTTTTTACTAACAAAACACTGGAGGAAGTCGCTCTCTATCAGTTATCTCTATGTTTGACATGTATTTATGTTCTCAGGATTTTTTGTTCTCAGGATTTTTTAGGAGTAGGGAAGGAACTGGGTGTCCATTGGGGCACACCCACAAGGACTGCAGTTCCCAAAGCATTTGGATCCTGGAGAAGTTCAGGCACattgaatattttccttttgccatACAAAAGGAAGGTTTCTCCCCCTTGTTTAGGGAGAAACCAAACCTGGCACTGCACACTGAAGTTTCATTCTTCATCTGAGTCACCCCTGGGAGCCTCTGTCACGTTGATTCTCCAATGAACCACTTTGGGAATCAGTTCCCTCCAATTTTATCTACAAATATCCCAGACCAGTTATGAGTCTTACACCATGATGGTCTCAAAATCCTTTAATATTTAATCCATACCTTCCTGGGatttccttccagctcagtATTTTGTCAAAAcctcagctgaaaacaaaaattaaaataaaaagagagttTTTGAGGTCTCTTTCCCCCTGCTGATTGTACAAACCCCCAGTTTCAGTTCAATTTAAGGGCAGAAAGTTGCATTTTTTGTTCTGCAACTGTGGGAAAAGTTCATGACTGAGGGCTCCTGTAAATtatgcagcaggaggaaagaatTAAAGATTAGAAAGTcaagagagagaaagcagagtAGAGGTGCCCTAGGAGATGCTTTCATtaaaaacttgaattttttaaaatgccacatAATAAAAACTCTCCTCATGCTTTCACTTGTACCAGCCCctgtggtttcttttccttgcagCTTTAAGAGACCAGAGGTACAAACTCCTCCATTACTCCAAGGATGAACTGTCCATCCAGCTGTGCAACGTGACTGTGCAGGATGAAGGAATTTACAGCTGCTTCTCCTACAGCAGCCACTTCCAGAGCAGGAGGCACAATGTTCAGGTTTTGGGTAAGTTATTTTTTGGGTaagttattttttcccagaggagcagaacaGAGCCAGCTCCTCAAATCCAGATTTGCATTTTTCCGTGGTGCTGAACACATCATTTTGCTTTTAGCTCAGTCCCCTCCAATAATGCTCATTGAAATAAGTAAAAAATTGCCCTAAATTGATTCTaaatttcctgctgcagctgctccttcccatccagtgctggaagtgtcccaggatGAAGGAAGAGGCATCAAACTCTCCTGCTACACCCAGGGCAGCAAACCCCAGCCCCAGATTTCCTGGCTGTTGGACAATGGGATAGAGCTCACAGGTAAGAGTTCAAAGACCAGGGACTGAgcactgaaatttgtttttatggGTTTTGGGTGGTTTAAAAACCTGGAGGGTGAAATATCAGCTGGGTCTGCCACTCATCCCTGCAGCTTGGGGCAGGTCTGAGGAACAGTCAGAATGAAATTCCTGGGATAAAATAGAGCCACAGTCCTGGAACCTCAGCACTGAATTCCACTGGAAATCTCATCACCAAATTCCACTGAGataaaataaactcaaaatCTTGGAACCTCAGCACTGAATTCCATTGGGATAAAATGAACGCAAACCCCTGGAATTTCAGCACTGAATTCCACTGGGAACCTCAGCACCAAATTCCACTGGgataaaataaacccaaaatcctggaatctCACAGTTAAATTCCACTGGGATAAAATAAACTCAGATCCCTGGAACCTCAGGACTGAATTCCAGTGgaataaaataaacccaaatccTGGAACCTCAGCACCAAATTCCACTGGGATAAAATAAACTCAGATCCCTGGAACCTCAGGACTGAACTCCACTGGgataaaataaacccaaatccCTGGAACCTCACAATTAAATTCCACTGGGATAAAatgaaccccaaatcctggaacCTCACAATTAAATTCCACTGGGataaaataaccccaaaatcctggaacCTCACAATTAAATTCCACTGGGATAAAATAAACTCAGATTCCTGGAACCTCAGGACTGAATTCCAGTGGAATAAAACAACCCAAATCCCTGGAACCTCATCACCAAATTCAACTGAgataaaataaatctaaaatcCTGGAACCTCACAATTAAATTCCACTGGGataaaacaaccccaaaaccctggAGCCACAATTGCCAAGCCCCAGCAGCATTTCTCCTCCTTTAACCAGTCTGTTACACAAAAAACTGCCATTCTAACAGtgctataaataaaattattctaaaaatcactgcctgagcagctccagtgcaCATCTGTATCAAAATGTGAGAACAACACTCACAGATGCAAATGTCTTTTCTTTCACACATCAACAAGCTCTTACTTGTGTTTTGCATCATCAAGCAACAGATTTAAAGCTGAATCTGCAACCTCCCCTGCCCCAagatggtttatttttaaataagagctctagaaaacagcagagaattGTGTTTTCTGGCCTGACTGTAGATAGAAATTAGagttaataataaaaataaatcaggttGGCAGATACATGGGTGTTAATGCAGAGAAGGTGCTCTGGAGCAGTGCATGGGTggtgaaaagcagcttttgaagCTGTGTCTggaagagctgggctgtgtgtgaggGTCTGGGGAATCATAAAAACCTCATTCCTgattttttatctgctttttagTGTTTTCCTAAAACCAGGGGGTTTTCCAAGCATGGAACAACCCtaataaagtgatttttttgtgaCATCACAACACAGTTCTGACTCTAAACACTTCCTTCAAGCCAGCAATGCATTTCTGCAATATTTGAACAAAAATCTCTCCTTATCTTTATCTCCTCCTTGCCCTTGGGGCAGAGGAAATATCTGGGCTGTCAcctcccagcccccagggccTGAGCTGGTTGGTTTATCTGGGGCTGGTTTTGCGTAAGAGGTGGGAGACACAAATTTAATTGTTTGAAAGATCAAAAAATCATTCCCCTAATCCACCATTTCTCAAATTTCTGaatgtgtttttctccatttttgaAGGCTTGGAGTAACTCTCCTTCCATTCCCAGCTTTAATCACTTCCTGCAAATATTTACACTAATCAGAAAATAGCTAATAAATCTTAATTACTGGCAACACCTCAGTTgcaccagggctcagcagggacaAACCAGCTGTAAttactgagctgctgctgacaaaGTTGATTTCCTTCCCAGCAAAACCACTCTGAAATCCTTTTGGAGCTCTTGGGGATGGACAAGAGAATTGAGAAATGCTGATCTATAAAAGTACAGTTGGAACAGGggatttctttcatttaagGGTAACAGAGCAATGGGGAAGCATCAGAACCTCTGCACtataaagagaaatatttatccTTCAGGTGAACATCTGAAACACCTCCCTCTGTTCAAACACATCCCTGGCCACAtcaaatactttatttttccatgtcaCCAGTTTACCTGGAGGACTGGGAATCACATCAGCTCCCCCCTAATTCCTTGTGGCAAGGCAAAGAATCCTGGTGTTTAACTTCCAACAgctggaaaaagggaagagtCAAACCTGTGCTGTAGGAGAGATGGAGAACAGGATTTCAGGGTGatagaaatgcttttatttattgctgtgGACTAGAAacactcacttttttttttttttttttttttttttttttggttgttgttgttgttgttgttgttgttgttgttgttgttgttggtttttttgttgttgttttttttctttcccaatgGGTGACAGGTGACACCAAACAccagctgggagctgatggGAAGAAATGGAGCACAAGCAGCACGCTGAGGATCCTCAGCTACAGCCCCCAAGGGACAGCCAGCTGCATCCTCCAGCACCCTGCTctgggaggagagaggctgATGGCATCTCTCCCCTTCCAGGACCTGCCCAGCGCGGGTACTGCAGCTCTGGCCCTCCCGGGGTGGTGACAAtgacacaggcacacacagaagCTCAGTCTGTCACCCTTTGTGTGCTTTTAAATGAGGAGCCTGGGGCAAAAAGGGTTTGGCaaatctgagcagcagcacctggcccAAGCTGCCCACAGCaaagtgtttcattttattCCTCATTTCAGAGCAGCAAATACATTCTGAGGACAGGAAAGCTGAgggtgggaggatgggactgAAGGTGAAACACTTGATCAgacagaaaacccaaacaatgacagcatggagcagggcagggtcgTTTATCAAGGATCTGTTTGGTGGCAAAGCCTCTTctgatttttgtcatttttggggggatttctTTAGGCTGCAAACAACCAACCAGACTTTCAGAGGGTGCAGAAGGTCCCAGCACTTCAGAGAATCCAGCAGTTCCCAGTTCTCCAGAGAATCCAGCAGGTACCAGCCCTTGTGCATCCCCAGGGAATCCAGAAGATTCCAGCCCTTCTTCCTCCCCAGAAGATGCAGAGGTTCCCAGCCCTTCTTCATCCCCAGTAGATGCAGAagtttccagcccctctgcatccccaaaatatccaggagtttccagcccctctgcatcCCCAAATGATCCAGGAGTTTCCAGTTCCTCCACATCCCCAAAATATCCAGAAGATTCCAGCCCTTCTTCCTCCCCAAAAGATCCAGAAGTTTCCAGCCCTTCTTCATCCCCAAAAGATCCAGAAGATTCCAGCCCTTCTTCCTTCCCAGAAGATGCAGAGGTTCCCAGCCCTTCTTCATCCCCAAAAGATCCAGAAATTTCCTCCTCCCCAAAAGATGCAGCACCAACACCAACCCAGCCAAACCTCACAGATGTCACATCAAACGGTGAGTTTGAGTCAAACCTTTAATTGTaaatacagaaatgctgcagggcacgatcccagagcacagaggagTGTGGGACACGGAGCACAGCGTTTCCTGCTCGTTCCCTTGCTGTGCTAGCAGCCAAATCCCGGTTTTGGGGGAAGAAGGGCACGGCCAGGCTGGGATGCTCCGGGTGGGCTGCACTAGATGGCACTGTGCAACAACTCTTCATCCGTGCCCGCCCCAGCCTGCACTGCCCAAACCTTGGAGAGCTTTTTCCCAGCACAATCCAAAGCTCCACAGACCAAATAAATCACCCAAAACCCCACCAAGAGTTTTGCACCTGCTTAGCAAGACAGGTCCTGCAGTGACAAATCTGCTGCTTTAGAAACGCCCGAGTTTCTGAGATTTAAAAGTGATTTATCAGTGATTGCAAACAGCACAAAATGATAAATACAGTCTGGTAAATCCTGACAGGTGTCAGGACAACATCCATGGAAAGGGAACCTGAATCTTTTAAGAGGAGATGGAACCAGAGGGGCTTTCAcatcccttccaagccaaagcactctggaattctgtggcttttaatgagtgagaaaaggaaaagaaaatctcttaTTAATGCAAAGTTTTGGtacacacagcacacaccatCATTTCAGTATTGCAAATCAAAGCTAATGgttatatatatttatggattaaatataattatacCTAAGGATGAACTGTCTGTGTCCATAAGAAATCAGAGctcacctctctgtctgcacaGGGCCTGaagaaacaacaacagcagAAGAATTGGGAGGTTCATCCAGTTCTGGGGGTTCCAATGGTAAGAAATTTCCTCACCAGACACTGGGGGTGGTGGCAGAGGACAGAGCTTGTCAGGAAAAGAGGAGTCAAGGACATGAATACCAAAATATTTGCTCTAAGCAAATATTGctcatttgctgttttttcaggCAAGAGGAGCAAACTGATGGACAGGGAAAGTTCCAAAATAACCAAGCTCATCTTGGTTTTAATTTGGCTGTAAATTGTTTCTCTAATAATGtgttaataaatataaataaaattaaattataaataaaataaaatacaaagtatTTGAAATACTAAAATGcacataataaaattaattgcagAGTTAGGGAGGTGAGCACAGACCTTACCTCAGGGGCAGTACCTGCTGCCCTGAAGCTGCTGGGGAAATGAGCATCTCTTAAAGATCCCTtcagagaaatttttttctcctttcccttcctgcagggaCTGAAACAACTCCCAGTGGAAATGTCACCGAGGAGGAACCTCCCAGGACAGAGGTGCCACCTCCACATGAAAATACAACAGGGATTCCCACCCCCACCCTTGGTATGAGCACTTTAATGAGATCCCAAACCTGCCATGAGCTTTCTGATTCTGCCTGAGCACAAACCCCTCCAAACCTTCTGACAGGTTAATCCTCTGCCCCTGGGGGATGCCACAAAACACAACCATCTGTATCACCccaaaaaatctaaattttacTGTTTGCTGTGCCAAAGCACAAGGCCACCGAGTTCAATCAGTTCTTGTTCATTCCACAAAAAGTTAAGTCCAAAACTTCATGAGTGTGAATTCAATATTCACAAAATGAATTCATTATTCACATTGAGGTGAATTCTTCACAATTCATTGGGTGAATTCTGCCTTCCCACCATATTCACCAGGTGAAATCATTCTTTGTTCATTACCAGGCACAATTTAACAACACAAATCTCTGTTCCAGAGCGAGATCCTGAATTCAAAGGCATCATAAAGAAGGAGAAGAAtctcctgctgcccatcctGGTGGCTGCTCTGATTTTTGTGCTGCTCATCATTGTCCTGCTTTTCATGGTGAAGCTGAAGAAAGCCCATGGAGTGTGGAAGAGAGGTGAGGCTTGGAATTGTTGGCTCAAGCCCATCTCTGAGTGTCAGGCTGATAAAATCCCCATTTTATGACTCTTCTCTCAGGATTTTTATGCTCAAGGCAGAGGGTGAGAAAgaatcatggaaaaaaaaaaaatctcatcctCATCattccatttgttttttccacagaaaatgaTGTTTCAGAGCAGACACTGGAGAGTTATAAATCCAGATCTAACGAAGACAGTCCAGGCCATGAGAGGAATGGACAAGGTAAAAAGCTTTAATTAACAgaaatcattattattttatttaattgctgCTGTGACCACAGCAGGTGGCAGccattaataataaataataaatatgtgTTGTGTTTTAGCTgtaaatcccaaatccaacatGCAGTATATAACAGAAGGACATGTGGAAACCCCAGAGAAGAATCCAGAAACCCCAGAGAAGAATCCAGGTGACAAAACCATGGCAATAAGTGAGAAAATGTTTCAGTGTGGAAGGGAGACAGATGTATAAGTGGAAAAGGTGCAGCTTGCTGATATTTGTATTAAAGTTGCCTGGGGTTCTGATTTCAAGGAGCAGAAGGGACAAAGGGCTCCATCCCAAAGTCCCTGGGGGTGGTTTTGTCACCTGGACTGATTGCCCTGGAACCCTCAGGGGATTTCAGGACCAGCTCATCACCCCCAGCAGCAGTCAGGGCCCTGGGAAGACATCTGGGCACAAATGAAGAGATTTGTGATCGGTTTTGTCACCTCCTCTGTGACACGGGGCTGAGCAGGGAACCCCAGCTGCTACAAACCAACTGTGACCCCAAAACCTGGACTTCCAGCTGGACTGAACCAAGCTGGGAAGCAGCCTGATGTCCAAAGGgttcaatttaaaataaaaacagaaatccaacccaaattattctatgatttgTGGATTCTGTGAAGTCTCCAGATGTGAAGGGGATGTTCCACATGGGACTGCCCAAATCCTGGGATCAGGACTGGGAGTTCCCCAGGACTTTACAGGAACCCTTGCTGTTCCAGAAGGGTAAAAACAAATCcct includes the following:
- the CRTAM gene encoding cytotoxic and regulatory T-cell molecule isoform X1, translating into MTVPGVLLTLLLLQGAAGDSVTLKEGENLNLHCSFSTLSSTSSTLQWLNPDGFTIFLNAQQALRDQRYKLLHYSKDELSIQLCNVTVQDEGIYSCFSYSSHFQSRRHNVQVLAAPSHPVLEVSQDEGRGIKLSCYTQGSKPQPQISWLLDNGIELTGDTKHQLGADGKKWSTSSTLRILSYSPQGTASCILQHPALGGERLMASLPFQDLPSAGCKQPTRLSEGAEGPSTSENPAVPSSPENPAGTSPCASPGNPEDSSPSSSPEDAEVPSPSSSPVDAEVSSPSASPKYPGVSSPSASPNDPGVSSSSTSPKYPEDSSPSSSPKDPEVSSPSSSPKDPEDSSPSSFPEDAEVPSPSSSPKDPEISSSPKDAAPTPTQPNLTDVTSNGPEETTTAEELGGSSSSGGSNGTETTPSGNVTEEEPPRTEVPPPHENTTGIPTPTLERDPEFKGIIKKEKNLLLPILVAALIFVLLIIVLLFMVKLKKAHGVWKRENDVSEQTLESYKSRSNEDSPGHERNGQAVNPKSNMQYITEGHVETPEKNPETPEKNPGDKTMAISEKMFQCGRETDV
- the CRTAM gene encoding cytotoxic and regulatory T-cell molecule isoform X2; its protein translation is MTVPGVLLTLLLLQGAAGDSVTLKEGENLNLHCSFSTLSSTSSTLQWLNPDGFTIFLNAQQALRDQRYKLLHYSKDELSIQLCNVTVQDEGIYSCFSYSSHFQSRRHNVQVLAAPSHPVLEVSQDEGRGIKLSCYTQGSKPQPQISWLLDNGIELTGDTKHQLGADGKKWSTSSTLRILSYSPQGTASCILQHPALGGERLMASLPFQDLPSAGCKQPTRLSEGAEGPSTSENPAVPSSPENPADAEVPSPSSSPVDAEVSSPSASPKYPGVSSPSASPNDPGVSSSSTSPKYPEDSSPSSSPKDPEVSSPSSSPKDPEDSSPSSFPEDAEVPSPSSSPKDPEISSSPKDAAPTPTQPNLTDVTSNGPEETTTAEELGGSSSSGGSNGTETTPSGNVTEEEPPRTEVPPPHENTTGIPTPTLERDPEFKGIIKKEKNLLLPILVAALIFVLLIIVLLFMVKLKKAHGVWKRENDVSEQTLESYKSRSNEDSPGHERNGQAVNPKSNMQYITEGHVETPEKNPETPEKNPGDKTMAISEKMFQCGRETDV
- the CRTAM gene encoding cytotoxic and regulatory T-cell molecule isoform X3, coding for MTVPGVLLTLLLLQGAAGDSVTLKEGENLNLHCSFSTLSSTSSTLQWLNPDGFTIFLNAQQALRDQRYKLLHYSKDELSIQLCNVTVQDEGIYSCFSYSSHFQSRRHNVQVLAAPSHPVLEVSQDEGRGIKLSCYTQGSKPQPQISWLLDNGIELTGDTKHQLGADGKKWSTSSTLRILSYSPQGTASCILQHPALGGERLMASLPFQDLPSAGCKQPTRLSEGAEGPSTSENPAVPSSPENPADPEVSSPSSSPKDPEDSSPSSFPEDAEVPSPSSSPKDPEISSSPKDAAPTPTQPNLTDVTSNGPEETTTAEELGGSSSSGGSNGTETTPSGNVTEEEPPRTEVPPPHENTTGIPTPTLERDPEFKGIIKKEKNLLLPILVAALIFVLLIIVLLFMVKLKKAHGVWKRENDVSEQTLESYKSRSNEDSPGHERNGQAVNPKSNMQYITEGHVETPEKNPETPEKNPGDKTMAISEKMFQCGRETDV